In the genome of Dunckerocampus dactyliophorus isolate RoL2022-P2 chromosome 6, RoL_Ddac_1.1, whole genome shotgun sequence, one region contains:
- the lsm6 gene encoding U6 snRNA-associated Sm-like protein LSm6 → MSLRKQTPSDFLKQIIGRPVVVKLNSGVDYRGVLACLDGYMNIAIEQTEEYVNGQLKNKYGDAFLRGNNVLYISTQKRKV, encoded by the exons ATGAGTCTCAGAAAGCAGACACCTAGTGATTTCTTGAAGCAGATCATCGGCAGACCGGTGGTGGTCAAGCTGAACTCAGGCGTCGACTACCGAG GTGTCCTGGCCTGTCTGGATGGCTACATGAACATCGCCATCGAGCAGACAGAGGAGTATGTCAATGGACAGCTCAAGAACAAATATGGTGATGCATTTCTACGAGGAAACAATG TTCTTTATATCAGCACACAGAAGAGGAAAGTCTAG